One region of Culex pipiens pallens isolate TS chromosome 2, TS_CPP_V2, whole genome shotgun sequence genomic DNA includes:
- the LOC120432011 gene encoding kielin/chordin-like protein yields MMEKVVVVAVLLCCSLVALCNAETEEPCPAPPKHYTELGCKPIKDEGHRCPNRYECPELTDRDGQKCYFNGNIYEPGTGLSKTDQELVSCSPACRCNNKTSPASFTCASIDCPEFFGPKEDCIYQYEKGQCCSSGAPVCGEDKIEQLAECYFEGELYREGQKMYPTEESCYSCHCQKGFDNSTVVGNPHCQEVNCGIELRSSERLARGCIPVYFGNDRCCPISWRCPEDKDTVIVEGRRGAEEVTDPKMQCKFGKLTMGVGDSISSEDKCVSCKCTVPPMPHCIQSREC; encoded by the exons ATGATGGAGAAGGTCGTCGTCGTTGCGGTTCTGCTGTGCTGCTCATTAGTTGCACTTTGCAACG CTGAAACGGAAGAGCCCTGCCCTGCCCCACCAAAGCACTACACAGAGCTTGGCTGCAAACCCATCAAAGACGAAGGACACCGTTGCCCAAATCG GTACGAGTGTCCGGAGCTAACGGATCGTGACGGCCAAAAGTGCTACTTCAATGGAAACATTTACGAGCCCGGAACCGGTCTGTCGAAAACCGACCAGGAGCTGGTCAGCTGTAGCCCGGCATGCCGTTGCAATAA CAAAACTTCGCCAGCATCCTTCACCTGTGCCTCGATCGACTGTCCGGAGTTCTTTGGCCCGAAGGAGGACTGCATCTACCAGTACGAAAAGGGCCAGTGCTGTTCCTCGGGTGCGCCAGTTTGCGGGGAGGACAAGATCGAACAGTTGGCCGAGTGCTACTTCGAAGGTGAACTGTACCGGGAAGGTCAGAAGATGTATCCGACGGAGGAATCGTGCTACAGCTGCCACTGCCAGAAGGGTTTCGACAACAGCACGGTGGTGGGCAATCCGCACTGCCAGGAAGTCAACTGTGGAATCGAACTGCGCAGCTCGGAACGACTGGCCCGTGGATGCATTCCGGTGTACTTTGGAAACGACCGATGCTGTCCGATTTCGTGGAGATGTC CGGAGGACAAGGACACCGTCATCGTCGAAGGTCGTCGTGGAGCCGAAGAAGTCACCGATCCCAAGATGCAGTGCAAGTTTGGAAAGTTGACCATGGGTGTGGGAGATTCGATTTCCTCGGAAGACAAGTGTGTCTCGTGCAAGTGCACTGTCCCGCCGATGCCGCATTGCATCCAGAGCAGGGAATGTTAA